In Micrococcus luteus NCTC 2665, a single window of DNA contains:
- a CDS encoding TIGR03086 family metal-binding protein, with translation MSIPATEVEARWNAAAEPFTAVVREVRDWDAATPCEGWDALDLLDHVIAGQRDFAARQGREVPLFDGSRQQLATQWAKHAAAMSALAGDEEFILRPMKTALGEIPVGEALIRFHAFDLIVHRWDLARSQGVDAQFTDAEMDCVEESLELFGDAAYTPGILGEPVPVADDADRQTRLLGRLGRRG, from the coding sequence ATGTCCATCCCCGCCACCGAGGTCGAGGCCCGCTGGAACGCGGCCGCCGAGCCGTTCACCGCCGTCGTCCGGGAGGTGCGGGACTGGGACGCCGCCACCCCGTGTGAGGGCTGGGACGCGCTGGACCTGCTGGACCACGTGATCGCCGGTCAGCGCGACTTCGCCGCCCGCCAGGGCCGTGAGGTGCCCCTCTTCGACGGCTCCCGCCAGCAGCTGGCCACCCAGTGGGCCAAGCACGCCGCCGCCATGTCCGCCCTCGCCGGTGACGAGGAGTTCATCCTGCGGCCCATGAAGACCGCGCTGGGGGAGATACCCGTGGGCGAGGCGTTGATCCGCTTCCACGCGTTCGACCTGATCGTGCACCGTTGGGACCTGGCCCGCTCGCAGGGCGTGGACGCGCAGTTCACGGACGCGGAGATGGACTGCGTGGAGGAGTCGCTGGAGCTGTTCGGCGACGCCGCCTACACGCCCGGCATCCTGGGCGAGCCCGTCCCCGTGGCCGACGACGCCGACCGGCAGACCCGCCTGCTCGGTCGCCTGGGCCGTCGGGGCTGA
- a CDS encoding polysaccharide deacetylase family protein: protein MDGDGFADRLIVAEDGRVRNEYTDAEGTRHVGAFDVVPRLDDFLAEHPDFSLNGARGVLAMTGYDGVFGYRTSAREFGDSPTFDADVAAATEVADALKDSGWAFASHTWGHRTVPKLTMEELEFDMGHWHQEVEPILGPTDMLIYPFGADVTGPGTYTEDNERYRYLRDLGYRSFFLVDGTSKAWGQLEPGYYRGSRINVDGISLAAAVSGERPVLEEFFDPRSVLDPARPESIRGPKKPSAAPSSSAAAPRTPRP, encoded by the coding sequence ATGGACGGCGACGGCTTCGCGGACCGCCTGATCGTGGCCGAGGACGGCCGCGTCCGCAACGAGTACACGGACGCCGAGGGCACCAGGCACGTCGGAGCGTTCGACGTCGTCCCGCGTCTGGACGACTTCCTCGCCGAGCACCCGGACTTCAGCCTCAACGGCGCCCGCGGCGTGCTCGCCATGACCGGCTACGACGGCGTGTTCGGCTACCGCACCTCGGCCCGCGAGTTCGGAGACAGCCCCACGTTCGACGCCGACGTCGCGGCCGCCACTGAGGTCGCCGACGCGCTCAAGGACAGCGGCTGGGCGTTCGCCTCCCACACGTGGGGCCACCGGACGGTGCCGAAGCTGACCATGGAGGAGCTCGAGTTCGACATGGGGCACTGGCACCAGGAGGTCGAGCCGATCCTCGGCCCCACGGACATGCTCATCTACCCGTTCGGCGCGGACGTCACCGGCCCCGGCACGTACACGGAGGACAACGAGCGGTACCGCTACTTGCGCGACCTCGGCTACCGCTCCTTCTTCCTCGTGGACGGCACCTCCAAGGCGTGGGGCCAGCTCGAGCCCGGCTACTACCGCGGCTCGCGCATCAACGTGGACGGCATCAGCCTCGCCGCGGCCGTCTCGGGCGAGCGGCCCGTGCTGGAGGAGTTCTTCGACCCCCGGTCCGTCCTGGACCCGGCCCGCCCCGAGTCCATCCGCGGCCCGAAGAAGCCGAGCGCGGCGCCGTCGTCGTCCGCCGCGGCCCCGAGAACCCCGCGACCCTGA
- a CDS encoding ISL3-like element ISMlu13 family transposase: MSQRTRAALPLPAHAAAEHHVRAAASVVFNLEGYTVLQALDRPLGGRRVVVAADAAEGACPGCGVFSGRVHQRVRQSVKDIPVGGDLLELVVVKPRFLCAEGACPRRTFTQTTDQLPARARCTTRLREAVVAAVLDSGRATAEAANAHGLAWGTVNAAILGHTMVLPEVDKVPVRALGIDEHRFATAKWFKHPDTAVWCRVEPWMSTFVVADTGHVLGVVDGRSSRNVTAWLAERSEAWLDRLEVVAIDPSATFRTAIRKVLPTVDISVDHFHLVKLGNQMLTEVRQRVVREVLGRRGRKQDAVWAHRMLLLRAGDRLTEAGLRRLEHVLDDDAYEQVAAAWAVKEHLRRILNAPTVAAAQNARIDFELTVAAAGLPEADRLSATVGKWWVEIKVFIRTRVTNARTEAANTAIKQVKRTGRGFRNQTNYQSRILARSFRRTRRRSQIHPRAGLHAQV, from the coding sequence ATGTCCCAGCGTACGCGCGCTGCCTTGCCCCTGCCTGCCCACGCCGCTGCCGAGCACCACGTCCGTGCGGCGGCATCGGTGGTGTTCAACCTGGAGGGATACACCGTCCTTCAGGCCCTCGACCGGCCACTGGGAGGTAGGCGTGTCGTTGTGGCCGCCGATGCCGCCGAGGGGGCCTGCCCGGGCTGCGGGGTGTTCTCGGGCCGGGTGCACCAGCGGGTCCGCCAGTCCGTGAAGGACATCCCTGTCGGTGGGGACCTGTTGGAGTTGGTTGTCGTCAAGCCCAGGTTCCTGTGCGCCGAGGGGGCCTGCCCGCGCCGGACCTTCACGCAGACCACGGACCAGTTGCCGGCCCGGGCCCGGTGTACCACCCGGTTGCGGGAGGCCGTGGTGGCCGCGGTGCTGGACTCCGGCCGGGCCACCGCGGAAGCCGCCAACGCGCATGGCCTGGCGTGGGGCACCGTCAACGCCGCCATCCTGGGCCACACCATGGTCTTGCCGGAGGTCGACAAGGTGCCGGTGCGGGCGCTGGGCATCGACGAGCACCGGTTCGCCACCGCCAAGTGGTTCAAACACCCCGACACGGCCGTCTGGTGCCGGGTCGAGCCGTGGATGAGCACCTTTGTCGTCGCCGACACCGGGCACGTGCTCGGCGTCGTCGACGGACGGTCTTCCCGCAACGTCACCGCCTGGCTGGCCGAACGCTCCGAAGCCTGGCTGGATCGGCTCGAGGTGGTCGCCATCGATCCCTCGGCCACGTTCCGCACCGCGATCCGCAAGGTGCTGCCGACCGTGGACATCAGCGTGGACCACTTCCACCTGGTCAAGCTCGGCAACCAGATGCTCACCGAGGTCCGCCAACGCGTGGTGCGCGAAGTCCTGGGCCGGCGGGGCCGCAAGCAGGATGCCGTGTGGGCTCACCGGATGTTGCTGCTGCGGGCCGGGGACCGACTCACCGAGGCCGGCCTGCGCCGACTCGAGCACGTCCTGGACGACGATGCCTATGAGCAGGTCGCCGCCGCCTGGGCGGTCAAGGAGCACCTGCGGCGGATCCTGAACGCCCCCACCGTCGCAGCGGCCCAGAACGCCCGGATCGACTTCGAGCTGACCGTAGCCGCCGCAGGACTGCCGGAGGCTGACAGGCTCTCGGCCACCGTGGGGAAGTGGTGGGTCGAGATCAAGGTGTTCATCCGCACCCGAGTCACGAACGCCCGCACCGAGGCGGCCAACACGGCCATCAAACAGGTCAAGCGCACCGGCCGCGGGTTCCGCAACCAGACCAACTACCAGTCACGTATTCTGGCCAGGAGCTTCCGACGGACACGCCGACGCTCCCAGATCCACCCTCGAGCAGGACTCCACGCTCAAGTGTGA
- a CDS encoding SgcJ/EcaC family oxidoreductase gives MSPADPTADVAARPAGPAAVAEAFAAAWNAADADALADLFAEDADFVNVVGVWWTRRRQIRVNHALGFRWMFPASRLVLGQVRVRELGDVAVVHAPWTMSGQTALDGDEAGERTGVLLLVVRRTEAGAWEAVAGQNTDSVPEAQTHLADDDGLAAVHYHPSAWIDPDDDPDGPEAC, from the coding sequence ATGTCCCCCGCGGACCCCACCGCCGACGTCGCGGCCCGACCGGCCGGCCCCGCCGCGGTGGCCGAGGCCTTCGCGGCCGCCTGGAACGCCGCCGACGCCGACGCGCTCGCCGACCTGTTCGCCGAGGACGCGGACTTCGTGAACGTGGTGGGTGTGTGGTGGACGCGGCGGCGGCAGATCCGGGTGAACCACGCGCTCGGCTTCCGCTGGATGTTCCCGGCCTCCCGGCTGGTGCTCGGGCAGGTGCGCGTGCGCGAGCTCGGGGACGTGGCGGTGGTGCACGCGCCGTGGACCATGTCGGGGCAGACCGCGCTCGACGGCGACGAGGCCGGCGAGCGCACCGGCGTCCTGCTGCTCGTGGTGCGCCGGACCGAGGCCGGGGCGTGGGAGGCGGTGGCCGGGCAGAACACGGACTCCGTGCCCGAGGCGCAGACCCACCTGGCCGACGACGACGGGCTGGCCGCGGTGCACTACCACCCGTCGGCGTGGATCGATCCCGACGACGACCCCGACGGCCCGGAGGCCTGCTGA
- a CDS encoding GNAT family N-acetyltransferase: protein MTSAPRAAVVRPARPEDAPAIAAIAAATFPDASPSSLPRAAVEAHIALHLSEAAVAAWIADPERIVLVGAAADAPEALLGYAMYETAAAPEAPVTERLGDVPAGHLSKLYVLAEGRGTGLAEALVHDGVERLRRLGFRHVWLGTNAQNTRANRFYERLGFATIGARQFVVGGERVEDDWVRLLTVE, encoded by the coding sequence ATGACCTCCGCACCCCGCGCCGCCGTCGTCCGTCCGGCCCGCCCCGAGGACGCGCCCGCGATCGCCGCGATCGCCGCGGCCACCTTCCCGGACGCCTCCCCGTCCTCGCTGCCGCGTGCCGCGGTGGAGGCGCACATCGCGTTGCACCTGAGCGAGGCGGCCGTGGCCGCGTGGATCGCGGACCCGGAGCGGATCGTGCTCGTGGGCGCCGCGGCCGACGCCCCGGAGGCCCTGCTCGGCTACGCCATGTACGAGACCGCCGCGGCCCCCGAGGCACCCGTCACGGAGCGGCTCGGCGACGTGCCGGCCGGCCACCTCTCGAAGCTGTACGTGCTCGCCGAGGGGCGCGGCACCGGGCTGGCCGAGGCCCTCGTGCACGACGGCGTCGAGCGGCTGAGGCGGCTGGGGTTCCGGCACGTGTGGCTCGGCACGAACGCGCAGAACACACGGGCCAACCGGTTCTACGAGCGCCTCGGCTTCGCGACGATCGGGGCGCGGCAGTTCGTGGTCGGCGGGGAGCGGGTCGAGGACGACTGGGTGCGGCTGCTGACGGTGGAGTGA
- a CDS encoding YhgE/Pip domain-containing protein, giving the protein MLFRYELRRFRRGLPLLALLFIFLVPAIYGALYLSANWDPYGAMDRLPVAIVNEDEPVQRGDTTLRTGADMTERLKDDRAFDWRETTREEAEEGLREGRYYLVLEIPAELSRDLVSPEGGGTPQQAQITLRRDDANGFVIGSVTNASQAKVEAAVNRSAIEAYFEAVFSSLGELRSGMVDAADGAAQLADGTASAKDGASQLEDGIVQAHDGSGKLAEGAGQLATGAGDLADGAAQADDGAQRLAEGAASAQDGAGRLADGLDQAREGSQALADGAGQLAENAPALRQGATDLSDGLAQLQTGSAELTDGATQVADGTQQLYDTVIPGLDQVIERQDAVAADVAAVDEDVQRVAEVAGTAEDGAGARIADAQAALAELADEDPTLAESEQYAALQEALTGADERVTAVAGRAEEAAATSAAANERVQGFVEDDVAASAKADLTDLNDGAHAVAAGAEKLQGGIGEAKDGADSLADGAGRFADGLEQLGSGATELDGGLAQLQDGAGELQSGLGELTDGATTLAEGNAALHDGALTLQDGAGQLESGATELDGGLAQLQDGAGELRAGLGTLDDGAHELASGLSDGVDRVPALTEDQRDEAALVMSRPVEAVMQVDNSAEVYGRGMAPMFFSIALWVFGIAAFNIMRPISGRLLAGRRNPVAIALAAWLPVGIVAVGGGLLMLAATLPLGLAPVHPVRAVALTVLVAVVFSLIAHLLQTALGTPGSALLLVLLILQLASTGGTYPAEVLPGFFQALHPFMPMSYSIEAFRNAISGGLDQRFWVSVVVLMGVGAVALALDVLVVRRRRRFRMKDLHPALQA; this is encoded by the coding sequence ATGCTGTTCCGCTACGAGCTGCGACGCTTCCGCCGTGGCCTGCCCCTGCTCGCCCTGCTGTTCATCTTCCTCGTCCCCGCCATCTACGGCGCCCTGTACCTGTCCGCGAACTGGGACCCCTACGGGGCCATGGACCGTCTGCCGGTGGCGATCGTCAACGAGGACGAACCCGTCCAGCGCGGCGACACCACGCTGCGCACCGGCGCGGACATGACCGAACGCCTCAAGGACGACCGCGCCTTCGACTGGCGCGAGACCACGCGCGAGGAGGCCGAGGAGGGACTGCGGGAGGGCCGGTACTACCTCGTCCTGGAGATCCCCGCCGAGCTCAGTCGTGACCTCGTCAGCCCCGAGGGCGGCGGGACACCGCAGCAGGCGCAGATCACCCTGCGCCGAGACGACGCCAACGGCTTCGTGATCGGCTCCGTCACGAACGCGAGCCAGGCCAAGGTCGAGGCCGCCGTGAATCGGTCCGCGATCGAGGCGTACTTCGAGGCCGTCTTCTCCAGCCTCGGCGAGCTGCGGTCGGGCATGGTGGACGCCGCCGACGGCGCCGCACAGCTGGCCGACGGCACGGCCTCCGCGAAGGACGGCGCGAGCCAGCTGGAGGACGGGATCGTCCAGGCCCACGACGGCTCCGGCAAGCTGGCCGAGGGCGCGGGCCAGCTCGCCACGGGTGCGGGTGACCTCGCGGACGGCGCCGCCCAGGCCGACGACGGCGCCCAGCGACTCGCCGAGGGCGCCGCGTCCGCGCAGGACGGGGCCGGCCGCCTGGCCGACGGGCTCGACCAGGCGCGCGAGGGCTCCCAGGCCCTCGCCGACGGCGCCGGGCAGCTCGCCGAGAACGCCCCCGCCCTGCGTCAGGGCGCCACGGACCTCTCCGACGGGCTGGCCCAGCTGCAGACCGGATCGGCCGAGCTCACCGACGGCGCCACGCAGGTGGCCGACGGCACCCAGCAGCTCTACGACACGGTGATCCCCGGCCTGGACCAGGTGATCGAGCGGCAGGACGCGGTGGCCGCCGACGTCGCCGCGGTGGACGAGGACGTCCAGCGGGTCGCCGAGGTGGCCGGCACGGCCGAGGACGGCGCGGGCGCCCGCATCGCCGATGCGCAGGCCGCCCTGGCCGAGCTCGCCGACGAGGATCCGACGCTCGCCGAGTCCGAGCAGTACGCCGCGCTCCAGGAGGCGCTCACCGGCGCGGACGAGCGGGTGACCGCCGTCGCCGGCCGCGCCGAGGAGGCCGCCGCGACCTCCGCGGCCGCCAACGAGCGCGTCCAGGGCTTCGTCGAGGACGACGTCGCCGCCTCCGCCAAGGCGGATCTGACGGACCTCAACGACGGCGCCCACGCCGTGGCCGCGGGCGCCGAGAAGCTGCAGGGCGGCATCGGTGAGGCGAAGGACGGGGCCGACTCCCTCGCCGACGGCGCCGGGAGGTTCGCGGACGGCCTCGAGCAGCTGGGCTCCGGCGCGACCGAGCTCGACGGCGGCCTGGCCCAGCTCCAGGACGGCGCCGGAGAGCTGCAGTCCGGCCTCGGCGAGCTGACGGACGGGGCGACCACCCTCGCCGAGGGCAACGCCGCGCTCCACGACGGGGCGCTGACCCTGCAGGACGGTGCGGGCCAGCTGGAGTCCGGCGCGACCGAGCTCGACGGCGGCCTGGCCCAGCTCCAGGACGGCGCCGGGGAGCTGCGCGCCGGCCTCGGCACCCTCGACGACGGCGCCCACGAGCTCGCCTCCGGGCTCTCCGACGGCGTCGACCGCGTCCCCGCGCTGACCGAGGATCAGCGGGACGAGGCCGCCCTGGTGATGTCCCGGCCGGTGGAGGCCGTGATGCAGGTGGACAACTCCGCGGAGGTCTACGGCCGCGGCATGGCGCCGATGTTCTTCTCCATCGCGCTGTGGGTGTTCGGCATCGCCGCGTTCAACATCATGCGGCCCATCAGCGGGCGGCTGCTGGCCGGGCGCCGCAACCCGGTGGCGATCGCGCTGGCCGCGTGGCTGCCCGTGGGCATCGTGGCCGTGGGCGGCGGTCTGCTCATGCTCGCCGCCACGCTGCCGCTGGGCCTGGCCCCCGTGCACCCGGTGCGGGCCGTGGCCCTGACGGTGCTCGTGGCCGTGGTGTTCTCCCTCATCGCGCACCTGCTGCAGACGGCACTCGGCACCCCCGGTTCGGCGCTGCTGCTGGTCCTGCTGATCCTGCAGCTGGCCTCCACCGGCGGCACCTACCCGGCCGAGGTGCTGCCCGGCTTCTTCCAGGCGTTGCACCCGTTCATGCCGATGAGCTACTCCATCGAGGCGTTCCGCAACGCGATCTCCGGCGGTCTGGACCAGCGCTTCTGGGTGTCGGTGGTCGTGCTGATGGGGGTCGGGGCGGTGGCGCTCGCCCTGGACGTGCTCGTGGTGCGGCGCCGGCGTCGGTTCCGCATGAAGGACCTGCACCCCGCGCTGCAGGCCTGA
- a CDS encoding ATP-binding cassette domain-containing protein: protein MSSTPTDADHHGSGPAPVPAHLDDLPPATLVARGLTLRGGRGPVFGPLDLVLPPQTHLAVLGTQGSGRSTLLLALTGRLQGVRGELVLTGGPVDVALDGTERPAARAYRPPIDAARHPHALCARTAVAHTTDLVELEPALTAAEVVDERCLADGVRRRAGRARFALLADAVRLTVAPEAVVGELSAPDRALLAAVVACLRPARLVTFDDVDATLTLDELAALHAALDVLRDHGHPFAVSAVASAPVPRDAVVLTLSPVREN, encoded by the coding sequence ATGTCTTCCACTCCCACCGACGCCGATCACCATGGCTCCGGGCCTGCCCCCGTCCCGGCGCACCTCGACGACCTCCCGCCCGCCACCCTCGTGGCGCGCGGTCTGACCCTGCGCGGCGGTCGCGGGCCGGTGTTCGGCCCCCTCGACCTCGTGCTGCCCCCGCAGACCCACCTGGCCGTGCTCGGAACCCAGGGCTCGGGCCGCTCGACCCTGCTGCTCGCCCTCACGGGGCGCCTGCAGGGCGTGCGGGGCGAGCTCGTGCTCACCGGCGGCCCCGTGGACGTCGCCCTGGACGGCACGGAGAGGCCCGCCGCCCGCGCGTACCGCCCCCCGATCGACGCCGCGCGCCACCCGCACGCCCTCTGCGCCCGCACCGCCGTCGCCCACACCACCGACCTGGTGGAGCTCGAGCCGGCGCTGACCGCGGCCGAGGTCGTGGACGAGCGCTGTCTCGCCGACGGCGTGCGCCGCCGCGCCGGCCGCGCACGCTTCGCCCTCCTCGCCGACGCGGTGAGGCTGACCGTGGCGCCGGAGGCCGTCGTCGGGGAGCTGTCCGCGCCCGATCGCGCGCTGCTGGCCGCCGTCGTCGCCTGCCTGCGCCCGGCCCGCCTCGTCACCTTCGACGACGTGGACGCCACCCTGACCCTCGATGAGCTGGCCGCGCTCCACGCGGCCCTGGACGTCCTCAGGGACCACGGCCACCCGTTCGCGGTGAGCGCCGTGGCCTCCGCGCCCGTGCCGCGTGACGCCGTCGTCCTCACCCTGTCCCCCGTCCGGGAGAACTGA
- a CDS encoding TetR/AcrR family transcriptional regulator codes for MATRPRREDVRAAILDHAARVFGREGYARASLARIAAEAGYTKGAVYSGFAGKPDLFAAACTVQFERATTRAMDGVADALDDPDLPREDLVARVAEALADVVLETTGSWPLLLHEFQAVGLREPAVGRAYRTLTVRRRDFLAGLLREHRVLADVPDEQVTHTAAMLLMLVYTLSVERHLAPEDLTVDDVRDTLAAAVRSLLP; via the coding sequence ATGGCCACCCGACCCCGCCGCGAGGATGTCCGCGCGGCCATCCTCGACCACGCGGCCCGGGTGTTCGGACGGGAGGGCTACGCGCGCGCCTCCCTCGCCCGCATCGCGGCGGAGGCCGGCTACACGAAGGGCGCCGTCTATTCCGGCTTCGCGGGGAAACCGGACCTCTTCGCCGCCGCCTGCACCGTCCAGTTCGAGCGGGCGACCACCCGAGCCATGGACGGCGTCGCCGACGCCCTGGACGACCCCGACCTGCCGCGCGAGGACCTGGTGGCCCGCGTGGCGGAGGCCCTGGCCGACGTCGTGCTCGAGACCACGGGCTCCTGGCCCCTGCTCCTCCACGAGTTCCAGGCCGTGGGCCTGCGCGAGCCCGCCGTGGGGAGAGCCTACCGGACGCTGACCGTCCGGCGGCGAGACTTCCTGGCCGGCCTGCTGCGTGAGCACCGCGTGCTGGCCGACGTCCCGGACGAGCAGGTCACGCACACCGCGGCCATGCTCCTGATGCTCGTGTACACGCTGTCGGTCGAGCGGCACCTGGCCCCGGAGGACCTGACGGTGGACGACGTGCGGGACACGCTGGCCGCGGCCGTGCGCTCCCTCCTGCCCTGA
- a CDS encoding sulfite exporter TauE/SafE family protein, giving the protein MDPSLVWLPAVVALAAITLGGTLQRVSGMGVGMIAAPTLSLLLGPVAGVTLSNVAASVSAVLLFAMLQRHVDWPRFVRLAPLLVAGSFAGAWAVRVLDAHALEILLGSSVLVAVAAVLGLQQRFTAQGNGAVFASGAVAGFMNTTAGIAGPALAVYAVASRWDQRSWAATLQPVFLLANLTSLVTKSLFGAAVPAGLHVPWPVWVAVVAGGPLGVLLGSVVARRVDPAKARVLAICLAGVGGTVALVRGVAGALG; this is encoded by the coding sequence ATGGACCCCTCCCTGGTGTGGCTGCCGGCCGTCGTCGCGCTGGCCGCGATCACCCTGGGCGGCACGCTCCAGCGGGTGAGCGGAATGGGCGTCGGCATGATCGCCGCACCCACGCTGTCCCTGCTCCTGGGCCCGGTGGCGGGGGTGACGCTGTCCAACGTGGCGGCCTCGGTGTCCGCGGTGCTGCTGTTCGCGATGCTGCAGAGGCATGTGGACTGGCCGCGCTTCGTCCGTCTCGCGCCCCTGCTCGTGGCCGGCTCGTTCGCGGGGGCGTGGGCCGTGCGGGTCCTGGACGCCCACGCGCTCGAGATCCTCCTGGGGTCCTCCGTGCTGGTGGCCGTGGCCGCCGTCCTGGGCCTGCAGCAGCGCTTCACCGCCCAGGGGAACGGGGCCGTGTTCGCCTCCGGCGCCGTGGCCGGGTTCATGAACACCACCGCGGGCATCGCCGGGCCGGCGCTCGCGGTCTACGCGGTGGCGAGCCGGTGGGACCAGCGCTCGTGGGCGGCCACCCTCCAGCCCGTGTTCCTGCTGGCCAATCTCACCTCGCTGGTCACCAAGTCGCTGTTCGGCGCGGCCGTGCCCGCGGGGCTGCACGTGCCGTGGCCGGTGTGGGTCGCCGTGGTGGCGGGCGGTCCGCTGGGTGTCCTGCTCGGTTCGGTGGTGGCCCGCCGGGTGGACCCCGCGAAGGCGCGCGTCCTCGCGATCTGCCTGGCCGGCGTCGGGGGCACGGTGGCGCTGGTGCGCGGTGTGGCCGGCGCCCTGGGCTGA
- a CDS encoding NAD(P)/FAD-dependent oxidoreductase codes for MAQHSSTPFPLVIVGSGPAGVSAARAYVDAGGPGPVLMLTSDVDHPYERPPLSKELLRGTAEPEPTVLEDLPDAVELRRGVTVTHADLGARTLWAAEEPIRFERLILALGARPVPLPDVEADAEVHLLRSFADARRLVTSAGHARSAVVVGSGFIGCEAAASLALRGVETTLVTPDEVPQQRRLGRAAGERIAEWLTGAGVTLRTGVRVSGIEAPRTIHLDDGVTLAPDLILAAVGIEPGGGLLEGTELTVHEGRIVADEHLAAAPGVWVAGDVARAHHAVAGRPIPVEHWGDALGMGEVAGHNAARTEVGVPGGAGQASVLAHAATADPESLRRWEAVPGFWSTIGEHTLKHAAWGDGHEQARMVERTGGFTLWYTDAQDRVVGVLTYNADEDYERGRELVSGRDAVGGGRGRPDPA; via the coding sequence ATGGCCCAGCACAGCTCCACCCCGTTCCCGCTCGTGATCGTGGGCAGCGGCCCCGCCGGCGTCAGCGCCGCCCGCGCCTACGTCGACGCCGGGGGACCCGGCCCCGTCCTCATGCTCACCTCGGACGTGGACCACCCCTACGAGCGCCCGCCGCTGTCCAAGGAGCTGCTGCGCGGCACCGCCGAACCGGAGCCGACGGTGCTGGAGGACCTGCCGGACGCCGTCGAGCTGCGCCGGGGCGTGACCGTCACCCACGCGGACCTGGGGGCGCGGACGCTGTGGGCCGCCGAGGAGCCGATCCGTTTCGAGCGGCTCATCCTGGCCCTGGGCGCCCGTCCGGTCCCCCTGCCGGACGTCGAGGCCGACGCCGAGGTGCACCTGCTGCGCTCCTTCGCCGACGCCCGCCGCCTGGTGACGTCGGCCGGGCACGCGCGCTCCGCCGTCGTGGTGGGGTCCGGGTTCATCGGCTGCGAGGCGGCGGCCTCGCTGGCGCTGCGCGGGGTGGAGACCACGCTGGTCACCCCGGACGAGGTCCCGCAGCAGAGACGGCTGGGCCGCGCCGCCGGCGAGCGGATCGCCGAGTGGCTGACGGGCGCGGGCGTCACGCTGCGCACGGGCGTGCGGGTGAGCGGCATCGAGGCCCCCCGGACCATCCACCTGGACGACGGCGTCACCCTCGCCCCGGACCTCATCCTCGCCGCGGTGGGCATCGAGCCCGGCGGCGGCCTGCTCGAGGGCACGGAGCTGACCGTGCACGAGGGACGGATCGTGGCGGACGAGCACCTGGCGGCGGCGCCGGGCGTGTGGGTGGCCGGGGACGTGGCCCGCGCCCACCACGCCGTGGCCGGCCGGCCGATCCCCGTGGAGCACTGGGGCGACGCCCTCGGCATGGGCGAGGTCGCCGGGCACAACGCGGCCCGCACCGAGGTCGGCGTGCCGGGCGGCGCCGGCCAGGCCTCCGTGCTGGCCCACGCGGCGACGGCGGACCCGGAGTCCCTGCGGCGGTGGGAGGCCGTGCCCGGGTTCTGGAGCACCATCGGCGAGCACACGCTCAAGCACGCCGCGTGGGGCGACGGCCACGAGCAGGCCCGCATGGTGGAGCGCACCGGCGGGTTCACTCTCTGGTACACGGACGCGCAGGACCGCGTGGTGGGCGTGCTGACCTACAACGCGGACGAGGACTACGAGCGCGGGCGGGAGCTGGTGTCGGGCCGGGATGCCGTGGGCGGAGGCCGGGGCCGTCCCGACCCTGCATGA
- a CDS encoding M23 family metallopeptidase: MTTPTPGAGSPGSGVAGGVLAAVGALALIATVLALVLAFGPAGRDDAGAGAERRRWNGGFTPAPPTVNAQGYAEPVQGRVTSRFGPRPNPFGEGVVPSGVSEEALTRHDGVDLGGVPEGTPFHSVSDGRVLFVEAGGDAGGNLLAVDAGDGHVWRYLHAAPDSTVVDAGQRVSAGDHLAGVGQTGAATGVHLHLELRVDGEPVDPEAYLAERGVELGGSYPERRRGLSR; the protein is encoded by the coding sequence ATGACCACCCCGACCCCCGGCGCCGGCTCCCCGGGCAGCGGTGTGGCCGGGGGCGTGCTGGCCGCGGTGGGGGCGCTGGCCCTGATCGCGACCGTCCTGGCGCTGGTCCTCGCGTTCGGTCCGGCCGGCCGGGACGACGCCGGCGCGGGCGCCGAGCGGCGACGCTGGAACGGCGGCTTCACCCCCGCCCCGCCCACGGTGAACGCGCAGGGGTACGCCGAGCCCGTGCAGGGCCGCGTGACCTCCCGCTTCGGGCCCCGCCCCAACCCGTTCGGCGAGGGCGTGGTGCCCTCGGGGGTGTCCGAGGAGGCCCTGACCCGCCACGACGGCGTGGACCTCGGCGGGGTGCCGGAGGGCACGCCCTTCCACTCGGTGTCCGACGGCCGGGTCCTGTTCGTGGAGGCCGGCGGGGACGCGGGCGGCAACCTGCTCGCCGTGGACGCCGGGGACGGCCACGTGTGGCGCTACCTGCACGCCGCCCCGGACTCCACCGTGGTGGACGCGGGCCAGCGCGTCTCCGCCGGGGACCACCTGGCCGGCGTCGGGCAGACCGGCGCCGCCACCGGCGTGCACCTGCACCTGGAGCTGCGCGTGGACGGCGAGCCGGTGGACCCGGAGGCCTACCTGGCCGAGCGGGGCGTGGAGCTCGGCGGCTCCTACCCGGAGCGGCGCCGCGGCCTCAGCCGGTGA